In Pyrus communis chromosome 8, drPyrComm1.1, whole genome shotgun sequence, one genomic interval encodes:
- the LOC137741939 gene encoding protease Do-like 2, chloroplastic — protein sequence MAVAVGNCCFSALTSAVKIRSSVSVQPFFATWLCSGSYQYQSLKPVSRSKRERASSSRKGSPSSPPSSADKYQPEREGVPNKFSGNGRGKKGQSQSVAYRGFGTQRKERKESVVNQKEQQVEPKSLQDADFLNAVVKVYCTHTAPDYSLPWQKQRQYTSTGSAFMIGDGKLLTNAHCVEHYTQVKVKRRGDDTKYVAKVLARGVDCDIALLSVESEEFWKGAEPLQLGSLPHLQESVTVVGYPLGGDTISVTKGVVSRIEVTSYAHGSSDLLGIQIDAAINPGNSGGPAFNDQGECIGVAFQVYRSEEAENIGYVIPTTVVSHFLDDYERNGKYTGFPCLGVLLQKLENPALKACLKVESIEGVLVRRVEPTSDAHNVLKEGDVIVSFDDVHVGCEGTVPFRSNERIAFRYLISQKFAGDVADIGIIRAGEYMKVKAVLHPRVHLVPFHIDGGQPSYLIIAGLVFTPLSEPLIDEECEDSIGLKLLAKARYSLARFQGEQIVILSQVLANEVNIGYEDMSNQQVLKLNGTQIRNIHHLAYLVDSCKDKYLVFEFEDNYITVLEREAALAASSCILKDYGIPSERSSDLSEPYVDSLGDNQAVDQDIGDSPVSNLEIGFDGIIWA from the exons ATGGCCGTTGCGGTCGGCAACTGCTGCTTCTCTGCGCTCACCTCCGCCGTTAAAATCCGCTCCTCCGTCTCCGTCCAACCCTTCTTCGCCACGTGGCTCTGTTCCGGCAGCTACCAGTACCAATCTCTTAAGCCCGTCAGCCGGAGCAAGAGAGAACGAGCTTCCAGTTCGAGAAAAGGCTCGCCGTCGTCGCCTCCGTCGTCCGCTGATAAATATCAACCGGAG AGAGAAGGCGTTCCCAATAAGTTTAGCGGAAATGGCAGAGGGAAGAAGGGGCAATCCCAATCGGTGGCGTACAGAGGGTTCGGAACGCAACGAAAAGAGCGGAAGGAGTCTGTAGTTAATCAGAAAGAGCAGCAG GTTGAACCGAAAAGTCTCCAGGATGCCGATTTTCTCAATGCCGTTGTTAAG GTTTACTGCACCCATACTGCGCCGGACTACTCCCTTCCTTGGCAAAAACAAAGACAATATACAAGTACAGGCAG TGCTTTTATGATTGGTGACGGGAAACTCTTGACAAATGCCCACTGTGTTGAGCATTATACTCAG GTCAAAGTGAAGAGAAGAGGGGATGATACCAAATATGTGGCTAAG GTTTTGGCCAGAGGTGTTGATTGTGATATAGCCTTACTTTCTGTAGAAAGTGAGGAATTCTGGAAAGGAGCAGAACCACTCCAATTGGGAAGCTTGCCACATCTTCAG GAATCAGTGACTGTTGTTGGATATCCCCTTGGAGGAGATACCATTTCAGTAACTAAGGGGGTTGTATCGCGTATAGAG GTTACATCATATGCTCATGGGTCATCTGATTTGCTGGGCATTCAGATTGATGCAGCAATAAATCCTG GTAATAGTGGTGGCCCTGCATTCAATGATCAAGGGGAGTGCATTGGTGTGGCATTTCA GGTCTACAGATCTGAGGAGGCCGAGAATATTGGATATGTCATTCCTACTACAGTGGTGTCTCATTTTTTGGATGACTATGAGAGGAACGGGAAGTACACAG GTTTCCCTTGCCTTGGTGTATTGTTGCAGAAGTTGGAGAATCCAGCATTAAAGGCGTGCCTGAAAGTAGAGTCTATTGAG GGTGTACTGGTCCGAAGAGTTGAACCCACTTCTGATGCACATAATGTATTAAAGGAG GGGGACGTCATTGTAAGCTTTGATGATGTTCATGTAGGATGTGAAGGAACAGTACCCTTTCGATCAAATGAGCGCATCGCATTCCGCTACCTCATTAGCCAAAA ATTTGCAGGCGATGTTGCAGATATTGGTATTATTAGAGCTGGAGAGTATATGAAAGTTAAAGCAGTTTTGCACCCACGAGTGCATTTG GTTCCCTTTCATATTGACGGAGGTCAGCCTTCTTACTTAATAATTGCCGGTTTGGTGTTTACCCCACTCTCAGAACCACTGATAGA TGAGGAGTGTGAAGACTCTATAGGG CTTAAACTCTTGGCGAAGGCGCGCTACTCTTTGGCTAGATTCCAAGGGGAACAGATTGTAATCCTATCACAG GTCTTagcaaatgaagtaaacatTGGGTACGAAGACATGAGCAATCAGCAG GTTTTGAAGTTAAACGGAACTCAAATAAGGAACATTCATCATTTAGCCTACCTCGTAGATT CATGCAAGGACAAGTACTTAGTATTCGAGTTTGAAGACAACTACATAACCGTTTTGGAAAGGGAAGCAGCTCTTGCTGCATCGTCCTGCATTCTCAAAGATTATGGGATTCCATCCGAAAGATCTTCCGATCTGTCGGAGCCCTACGTGGATTCGCTAGGGGACAACCAAGCAGTTGATCAGGATATTGGCGACAGTCCAGTTTCAAATTTGGAAATCGGGTTCGATGGAATTATTTGGGCATAA